The genomic interval agtcatCGGCTGAGAACAGACAGATGGGAAAAGCCAACTTACAACTGGGGTTTCTTAATTTGAAGGGAGAACAGACTGACTGAAGCACCAGCTCCCTTGATGACCTGACACAACTGATGTTCAGAATGTAGTGCTCCTCTCCTGTTGTGAGGAAAGACCTGTCATAATGGAGCATTCATTATGAACTACAATCTTGCAAATGACAATTAGACAAtagaaagaatagaaaagaacTGTAAGCTACAGTAACAAAATTACACTCAGACGTTGGGAAATGGATTGGGTAGATAATTTTTCAGCACCCCCTATTAAGCCATGAATTGAGAAGGTTGTCATAGTAAAtaagatagtgtgtgtgtgtgtgtgtgtgcgcatgcctgtcttcaagtctcctgttgacctcatgaatttcataaggttttcttatgcaaagaatacccaaggtgattttgccagttctttcctcagtctgaaatatagcccagagcacctggtattcattggaagcCTCTCTTCCAAGTactagggctgaccttgcttagcttccaagatcagatgggatatagTGTCTTTAGGATAGTTAGGCCATTTAAAACGAGATCATACACTGAGGAAAATATAAAAGGCTGTGGACCACCAATTTGGTTTGACTTGATCATGCttcatttgtttaaaacaaaacatgccTTAGGTTTTGTAATGAACGGCAGACATTTAAATAACTGAAATTTAATAAGTGGGAAGGGGTTAGCCATGCACTTGTACCCATTCCATATACATGTGTAACCCCCTCCTCTTTTTGAATTTCAGACATTTCAATCAGCAATTCACTGGAAAACATGATGTAGGATTGTAATGCAGGATAGGTCCCTGCCATTGTTTGCATTATTTCTTTGATGGCATTAAAACTATGTGGCAGATAGAGAGGTAGAAATACTGATTGTGATCATTATTTGCTGTGAGTTACCCAGTGAGAACATCATTCCCCTAAGGAAATGCTTTATTTGGGGAATTAATAAAGCTCTTATATGAAATGTACTCAACACATGCTCACAATACATCCCACTGGCTCTATAGAAGGAAAAAAACACTCAGgaactattttaaaaagacataaaaatgAATCTTTTTAGATATTGTGGAgattttggggggttttttttcctctcaCTGCATCGTTAATGCTCATTATAGAAGATAAGTGCTAGTCTGTTGCCCCATTGACTGTGGTCATATCAGGTGAGTTCATCGGCCTTTTAACAATTTTCACAGAGATATATGCTGTTTTATAATAATGactactttttttatttttcaaaggcaCAGTCTGTGAGTGGAACTGATAATACCCActccccaaaaaagaaaagaaaagtctccTTATTACAAATATTAATGAAAAATTATACAGCAGTATTTTCCATACTTATCATTATTGATTTAGGAGCCCCTAATAAGCATTCAGATACCACTAACTTTATAGAGAAAAAAATTTAGTCAGCTGTTGAAATTGTGCAGCGTGAATTTGCTTCTTTTAATTTCCTCCCATTTCTAAGAttaaatttatgtttatttaGTCCCTTCTATAAGCATTTCAGTTTGTATGTACATGAGCCCAAACTCCATGTAATTGTATTTATAGAACCTAGCACACGTGCAAGAGATTGATAAATAATTGTTCCATTAATTTTCTTAATGGATTTATCCAATTTACAGTAGGAACACTTCTTTGCCTCTCATGAAAATTTCATCCTCTCATCAAAGGACAAGGGATTTCTGCAGTTTTTTCTTTGTTGCAAGAGAAAACAGTATTGTTGTGCAATATTATCCCCTTATTTATAGATCATTGATGTTATGGGCAATTATTCTACATAGAAAAATGTGTGGTTTTCTTGTTCAAAGACTACTGTTTGTTGTTTTCCattatatagccatgttagtctgtagaataagtatggagagagatcttgtagcacctttgagactaactgaaagaaagaagttggcagcatgagcttttgtagatgtaAGTCTACCTTCTCAGTTGCTTTGTCCCCATTAGTCTTTTCTGCCTGGGAAAAAGAGATTTCTATTCAGTCTTCTGATGCAGAAAACCAAACTGCgtttctatgcagaataattcCCCGCATCACTCTGTCTTGCTGACCATTTAATGTATGTGTTAAATATTTTAGAACAttttatgtaatatatatatttatgtattaacATGTGAGTATGACACAGCAATAATTTAAACTGgtgttatgtgttttaactgattgatatgttttaactgatgttactTGTTTAAAATGGATATGTATTGTACTTTCAACTCTTGATGTTCCCCGCTTTTATTGATAGagagaggcagataagaaataataataataataataataataataataataataaatatgaagcAAGAGTTAATTTAAAGTGaatcaatataaatatttttgcctTAATTGTGCTCAGCttccttattttttatttcttcccagATCAGTAAGtacaaatggaaaacaaaactggTAGATCAGAGTTTATTTTCTTGGGACTTTCCAGCGATCCTCAGCTACAGATGTTCTTGTTCGTGGTATTTCTTACCATTTACTTGATAACACTCTCtggaaacatcatcatcatactaGTGATAAGAATGGACCCTTTTCTTTACTCACCAATGTATTATTTTCTGTCTCATTTGTCTTTTGTGGACATCTGTTACTCTACTGACATTGTCCCTAAGATGTTGGCAAACATGCTTATGAATCAAAATACTATCTCTTCTACTGGCTGCCTAACACAAATGTTTTTCAGCCTTCTGCTGAGTGTTACAGAGGTCTTTATTCTTTCAGCAATGGCTTATGACAGATACACAGCTGTGTGTCACCCACTTCACTACATAGTGGTCATGAAGAAATCCATATGCAATTACCTGGTGATGGGTTCATGGTTAATGGGCTTGTCGTTTGCAGTAGTAAATACAATGCCTACATTCAATGTACAGTTCTGTGACCTTCATGAAATCAAACACTTCAGCTGTGAGCTTCCACCACTGTTGAAAACAGCTAGTTCTGACACCTTCCTCAATAATATAATACTTTATTCTTCTGTTATCATTTTTGGGCTTGGTTCCTTCCTACCAACCTTGGTGTCCTATATTCACATCATCTCCACCATTCTGAAGATCCGCTCAACAGATGGCCGGAAAAAGGCCTTCTCTACCTGTAGTTCTCACCTCATTGTGGTTGGTTTACTATATGTGACAGGAATGTCCCAGTACATGAAACCCAGCAGCATCTCTTCGGTGGCACTAGATGAACTTTTCTCTGTTCAATATAGCATTCTGACTCCTATGCTGAATCCAATTATCTACAGTCTGAAAAATAAAGAAGTGAAGAGAGCACTTGGAAGAATGTTTGGGAAAAAGTAGAGAGCTTACTACCATGGTGCTGGTACTAGCTTTCTGTAGttaaaactatcatgggattggTTCCAGATTTCATCATGCTCACAATACACCCACTGATAGTACCCAGTCAAATTCCCAGTATTTACTCCAGCCAGTTTCTTATTTGCATGCACACTCATCTTTTAATAACACAcacatctgctttcttcacagttTTCCATGTAATATTGTTTCACACATCTGTGTCTGGTATACGTCTGCATCCTCAACTGAAATCACAACTGGAATGAGATTCTTATCTATTTCTGTTCATTAGTGATAAGGATAAGAAGGACTGCCAGAGTTTTAGACAATGTGGCATATTTACTATCATGTTCTTTTAGACAACCTCTCCTTGAGTCTAGTTCTGAACATCTTTACAATACAGATCCATTGGTTCCCTCATCACGCCTAGAGACTCTTTAACCCCTtatgatatatttattttgccTCTTTTCCTATTAAAAGAGACCCTGGGATTGGTGCACTCTCCAGCAGTTGGgagaaaaaaatagtttgtttgttttttaaaaagcaaccaaaaaaaaaaaccttcttttttgtttaaaccaTCGTTGTTTCTTGTTtaaaccttttttctttctttttgtattaatgtATAGGACCACAACAATATACTGTAGTACTAAATCAAAGGTACCAAAATgctgttcagatgttatggccgcttgcttaaataataattgttcttttaaaaatgctcttttcAAGCAAgatgttttggttgaacttatgttaacagacaatttgtttctgaattgcatatcttgcactataaaataaactGATTTAAAAGAAGCAACAGACACTATTAGTccaacaatgaacaactgccaataaactgttaaaattaAAAGCTCACACTAGCTTAAAAAGATTTTCCATTGACATGAGTGTGTAGTTGTAACCAACTATATGGGGTGGTGCTCattccgttactaagccaaagagccagtgttgtctgaagatgactccatggtcatgtggccagcattactgcacaaaacactgttaccttcctaccaaagcGGTACCCATTTatcaacttgcatttgcatgctttcaaactgctacattggcagaagctgtgactagtgacaggagctcacttgaTCCtgtagcacttgggcctcgaactgccaatcttccgatCTTGCGGTCATCAGAATTGGTGCCTTAACCAGGAAGCCACAGCATCTATTAGTAACTAGCTTAGTAACTATATAAATCCAATTAATTTTAGCACTTACCTAAATCTCCTACTGAAATCAGATTTAAAAGTCCCTACAATCAAATGGAATATGAATGGGCCTTCAAAAATTATTTGTCTTTGGTATTTATTTTCTCTATATTTGCTAAGCATGTTGGGCAATATCCAAAGGAATATTGCACTTAAAAGAATCTTTGACAGCAACTGGGaatcatggactgccctgggcctgacttagaggcacagtcagaggactcagattctgaagacatggaggtggctgagagagagagacaggggcagatctggggctgcctgggtcagcagtcccagagcaggctcaggaagctgcagagggagaaacagactctatggactctaggctggaGGTGCTATGACCTATGGAGTGAAGACAGGTCAAGGATCTTTGATGTGTTCTTCCAGGTTAGAAGCCAAGAGAAGAGtgaataggtttcagctgagagaagcagaggccttttaaaacacttccagttgcagaggttctttgcagctgaCAACCTGTCTTGCTGTTCCTTGCTCTttgactctggactattccttgacatattcccctgctgtgttCTCCTCAGTAGAAGTAAACAGGACACTAGGAATTTTATGCATAGATTCAGTTTACTTCATCAGATACTGGAGTAGACTATATCAGATACATAGTAGATTTCACCAAATATAGGATTAGGAGTAGACTATGGTGCTGAGCATGTGCTGTGCTGTTTCTTACTTGGGTCAGTCCCTGGATCAGCACAGGGATGAATGGGTGTTTACACCCCTGTCCCAATCCCAACCCAGGACCTGCAACCGGTGCACTATCCTTATCTTGCTGTGCTGTTGCTCTTACTCAGAAGCCCACCCCCCATTAttgcatctgatgcagaaatgggctgCCTGGCTGCACTCAtatggccaggcaccccatttctgcatcagacatgGCAGGAGGAGGCCTCTAAGTAAGAGTGACGGAGCAGCAATGTAAGGAGCATGGAGGGGCATGTAAACAGCTGGGATTTAccacagagtttccaggaaactccacagTAAAAACAGGGGTATAATTAATGGCTATTTATCTcgggatggggatggggagaaCCTGGATattttggtccatgcagacaacccctatgaaagtttatgctacagaCCACTTTCTCACAGTTACTCTCAAGGttactacaagattcctttgtatgCTGATGCAGATTAATATGGCTGTTTTGAAATAATATCCAGTTATGTCATTCCTGTAGCACAAATAATACTGCACTTGTAGACTTACAGTAGCTTGGGTTGTGCCGAAAAGGAAAATGCAACTCAGTTTCAAATTCTTTGAATGGTTGCATATATGATAACATGACCAGCTGTGCAGCATAGGGACCACAATAAACAAGTGCACTAATACCTCTGCAACTAGAAAAGCCAACTGAATCCAATGACTTGATGTTACATAGAATTTAGTTCATTAGTTTTGTTCTCTGAATGAACAATTGAGTAAGTGGTCAAAAATGCAATTAGCTATATAATGTTCTGACTTCAGGAGAAATGAGTTGCAACGAGAAGGATAATAATTTTCTATAGTGTAGCCAACAACAATGATTAGGAGTTTAGAAGTGAAATTAGTGTTTCGGCAACAAGATAAATATATAAGACAGCAATTTCTGAGAACCAGTATGGAATAGTAGTTGAACGTTGAACTGTGTCTGTGTTTTCCCATTTAGCTATGTAACCTCATAAATTACTATAATTCAAATGGatgaaatcattttatttttttaaaaaaaatctttgcattttaaaatatttttgctgaaTTATAGATACATATTTTAATCTGGATGACACATTTGTCCATATTGTATGTTATTATGATCAATAAAGCTTGTGCcacatttattattaaatattgtcCAGGTCTCTTGATATAtggttaaaacaaataaatgtaaaatCTTTTTGTACTTAAGCTTCTATTATTGTTGTAAGTTTCATTACTGGATAAATACTTTGTTAGCTATTCCCAGAGGAAAGTATCAGATTCATCTGAGCCTGCAAGATAAATTAGCAGTAGTGGGATTTATCAGTCATGGGATGAGGTTGTTTACCCAAAATTTCCCATCTTCTCCTTGGTCTTGCAAATCTAACTATGACCAGTGAAAAATCAATTTGAGACAAATGGTACCTTGGGATGCCATGTTTCTTGAAGGAATTGGTTTTTCACATATTTCAAAGGGACACCTACTAAACacttaatataaataatattgaaATAATAAAGTGGACCCAAGTGTATGATTATCTTGTAGAAAACAGAGATTCTAATATATACAAAGTTTAATCTTCCATGGCCATCTACATATTCCATTGAGACAGTGATGAAAAGAACTGTAGAATTGTAATTGTACTTGGTTTATTAGCACAAGGAACAAATTGACAAAATGTTCTACTGAGGATACTGgtataatttgtatttttctgtattATATCCTACTGTATCATTCACAGACattcatgaaaaaaaatatttgaacattTTACAATTATTCTTACAATGTATCCAATATCCAATATAATAACCACAATTACAGTGCAACCCATCACAATTTTCCATCTCCCTCGTTGTCTTCTAGACTTTGATCAGACATTGTTGATCAGTTGATTGTTGATTGTTGATCAGTTGTTCTACTTTCCCAGATCATTTCAACAGTAGAAGGAAGTGGTCAGGGACATTTTCCATGCaaattacatattttatttattaacaataACTGCTGAAACAGTAAGATGAAGCATCCACTTTCAACATGCCCCGGCTTCAATCCAACATCTCCTTAGCATAAATACCCATGTTTGCAGATATACTCCATGAGCAACATCCAAGTAGAATATCACAGTACACGACTACAATCTGTGTAGGATGGACAACCATTATGCAAAATATAAGTTGTATAATCGTCATGCAAATGCTAGGGTGCACAGTCATGATACATAATACAGAATGCACAGCTTGCAAAAACCAGGCACAAATGGGCATCCTGTCCACACAAATCCACTTCTGCTGCTATCAGAAAAATACATATGTTGTGCAATTGAGACTTTTTGGCCCGGCATGCATAGTGTGCATATATCCTGAAGATAATTCTGGCCTGTATCTGTTAACTATACCTTGGCctgaaacaaacaggccaaataaagtggcttctggccactttgcgGGTGTggcacatgcccccaaagtgaccagaagctgtGTTGAGGCCAGGCCAAGCCAACTAGAGCTTGCCCTTTTAGGAGCAGATTTAATTCCTGCCGGCAGCTGGCTTGGGACTGTGGCGCCAACCCATTTTGGGTCCTGCATTTTGCAGAGTGTTCACAACTCCAGTAGATTCCTTTGAAGGGTATGTATAACTTTCTTTAGAACTATATGAATATTTTTGTATCACAGACTGATGAGTGTTGTCTTatctttttatatattatatcttAGCTGtatttatggcctgttacaaatggccaccctaggacagactcagtccgtgctagggttagaaaggggcgtctcttccagacgcctctaaccctagcacggactgagtccgtaacaaatggcggcggccgttccacacagccgccgccattttgacgtaatggacgctctgcgtccgcacatcgtgtggcggaagtgacgtcgtgagtgcgcgactagcgcctcgcggcgtctcttctgggctgcaagaaggagtgcgattttcgcactccttctttgctgcatctgggaaccgcgctgtttggctgctgcagttcccggacgtagcaaccggcggtggcagcagaccgcctcaatccggcggtctgtaacatgcctatatttgttttcagcccctgaagaaggcatAATGTAGCTGAAATGCTTTGGgcttttaaaaacactaaaaaacaGCTGGCCATCTTTTGGCACATGGAGCTTGcctcctctttgtttgctgcttggctacatgctttcagttccttacctaTACCATTTTTAAAACCCTCAGAAAATCTTACCCCTCTTTTGGGAATAGAGTTTAGCAGtctgaatagctcctttaaagttcagtctaaaacTGAGTGAAGATTCATTTTACCGCAGGACATCAGAGCAACCAATCACCAGAGCTGTGAATTAGGCATACATTAAGATTTagaaagagaggtgtgtgtgtgtgtgtgtgtgtgtcccactgGGCCTTCCATATATAACATTTACTGTGAGATATGATAAATATGTCTGTTCGTATCTGCAAGTTCATACTGTATGCGTAATTTTTGACTCTTCCTTTCTAACTTTGTTGCAGACTACATCATATACATGAGATTGCAGTAAGAATATTTGTGGCCTTATAGTATAACATCTCAATTAACTTCTCTTTTATCTTGCAGCAACAAGTaacaagtagcaagtacatttctatactgcttatcagtgcacttaagcgctcctaaacagtttacaaagtacagtgagccctctccTTATGCCCCCCCTTATAAGgaaaaatctgcctatgctcaagcaccataggaaataatggggctcatgcatgtggcagaGTGGCCACATTGTTTCCCTCCCGAGTGGCTTCTGCATAAGGTGGAAGCCGCATAAAATGTGTTCGTGCATAGCACAGGTGCACtatataagctaattgcccccaaatagctgggtactcattttagcgactttggaaggatgccaggctgagtcgaccctgagcccctggctggtattaaactcacaaccttgtggtttgtgagtgagtgtctggagtacaggcatttaaccactgtaccaccagggctcctaaaagGTAGTACATCATTCCATTTCATTAGAATGAATTCTTCATTAAACAAATTATGACCAGTCATCTCTTTATTAATTATTCTCTGGCAGTCTTGTTGGATCCCgataagaaaaaataaacattggTTTTCCACTTTCTATTTTCAGAGCTCTATTTTCAGAGTGAGATGCTAATACTCAGAAGGATGCTAAAAAGACAGCTATTGTTTAACCAGCTTTAAACCCAAGGGTCTGACCCTTTGGAGACTAGATTCCCCAGAGTTTAGTTATGGTAATGAAATGGACTCATTTTATAAGATGCATAAATTCAGGATAAAATCTTCACAGCAGGACAAAACACAACATCTGAGAATGTCAGAATCCTCTTTAATACTTCCATCTATTAtgtttatcatttttattatgttgtatcCCATGTTCCTCAAAACAGTTTTGAAGATACCAGCTACTTTCAGACTTACAGTTTTCATCAGTGTGAGTATAATCATGCTGTTGGATTATACAGGatataaactacttttgcatagaaaatgagATGTTGTCCTGCTTTTTATCTGTATTCCTTGCATTTGCCTGAAATGTGTGCCAAAAAATTTAAGcagtacagtggagcctccgcatacacggtctttttataggcggctttgagcataggcgctcaaagccgccggcgtgtgtggggcggaaggggcggcgcgtcccattcaattgaatgggcacgcgcacccgttgcgcctcgtgcgccgccgcacacgagccccattggaaacaatggggctcaagcataggtggatttttttatacgcagagggatctggaacggatcctccacgTATAATAAGGTGCCACTGTATATTCCTTTACCTACATAGCAATGTTATGTAAAATACTTTAGTATTTGCTGACATACACTTCActgacaatattttttaaaaaagactgtaGGCTGGGGTGACAGCGTATTAATCTTTcagcaatattttcaaataaattacaAGACAAGAGATGCAGGAGAATGGAACAAAGTATATGCATGTGCAAATAAATAGATCGTTTATTAGGTATAATAGTAGTTATTTCACAGATGTACCTTCCACATAATGTATCAGAATTGATTGTAAATTCTAAAATAGTTTCAGCATTTTATGCAAAAACAAATTTCAGTAATATATTAATGATTCACACAAAGGGCACATCTGTTAAATAAGTGATAACTGTACATTATTCCTAGATATGTAAGTATCTCAGAGGGTAATGTAAATTTAGAATCCAGAATCTTTGTGCTGATAAACAAGTTGTTCATCTGATTTTACCTAGTTCCTCTGTTTTTTGAAGGAAAGAAATTAGGTTAGTTTGGACATCT from Sceloporus undulatus isolate JIND9_A2432 ecotype Alabama chromosome 6, SceUnd_v1.1, whole genome shotgun sequence carries:
- the LOC121934590 gene encoding olfactory receptor 8S1-like is translated as MENKTGRSEFIFLGLSSDPQLQMFLFVVFLTIYLITLSGNIIIILVIRMDPFLYSPMYYFLSHLSFVDICYSTDIVPKMLANMLMNQNTISSTGCLTQMFFSLLLSVTEVFILSAMAYDRYTAVCHPLHYIVVMKKSICNYLVMGSWLMGLSFAVVNTMPTFNVQFCDLHEIKHFSCELPPLLKTASSDTFLNNIILYSSVIIFGLGSFLPTLVSYIHIISTILKIRSTDGRKKAFSTCSSHLIVVGLLYVTGMSQYMKPSSISSVALDELFSVQYSILTPMLNPIIYSLKNKEVKRALGRMFGKK